The Thermomicrobiales bacterium genomic interval CTGCGCGCGCGAGACGTTGTACAGCGCCAGCGAGCCACGCGGACTCGCTCCGAGCAGCACTTCGGGATGGCGACGAGTCGACTCGACGATGGAGACGATGTAGTCGCTGACGAGCGGACTAACATGGACTTCGCGTACGACGTCCTGCGCATGGAGCAGCTCATCGATGCCGACGACCTGCTGCAAGTCGGCAAGCGGATGCGTGCGATGCTGGCGTGCGAGCATTTCGAGTTCGTTTTGCTTTCCGGGATAGCCCATGGCCAGACGAAGCAAAAAGCGATCGAGCTGAGCTTCGGGAAGGGGAAAGGTCCCTTCGTAGTCGATCGGGTTCTCGGTGGCCAACACGACGAATGGCTCCGCCAATTGATGCGTGACACCGTCGACTGTAACCTGGCCCTCCTCCATGGCTTCGAGCAACGCTGACTGGGTCTTGGGCGTGGCGCGGTTGATCTCGTCGGCAAGCACCATTTGGGAGAAGATGGGACCGGGTCGGAACTCGAACGCACCTCGTTGCGGATTGAAGACACTCACCCCTGTCACATCGCTCGGGAGCAGGTCCGGAGTGAACTGGATTCGCTTGAAACTGGCGCCAATGCTGCGAGAAACTGCCTTGGCGAGCATCGTCTTGCCCACCCCCGGCACATCCTCGATCAACACATGCCCGCGACAGATCAAGGCGATCAACATCAGCTCGACTTCACGGTGCTTGCCAACGATCACCCGCTCCACGTTGCGCGAGGCACGCGTAACCAATTCCTGAACGGACGAAACCTGCATCGTTGCTCTGTCACCTTGTGCGATTCGGGCCACATCCGGTCATACGAACGGCAGGCGTTCCGAGTTTCATTGCTGGAGTTATGCGCGAACTCGGCGCCGCGCGCCTGGGCGAAGTATAGCCCTCACTCTGCCCCGCACCTGCACGAGGTCCGGACCGCGCGGGCCATATACTTGGGGGCCGAGCAGCGTGGAGGCGAACGAATGATCGAACAACTGAGCCTGGAATCTCCTGAACCCACCGCGGCAGTGCCCGAACCGAGCGCTTCCGGAACCGACCGGCCAACGGTGATGCTCATCGACGGGTTCGGTTTGATCTTTCGCGCGTTCTACGCCATCCAGGCGTCGATGAACACCTCGTCAGGCGAGCCGACAAACGCGGTCTACGGTGTTGCCTCGATGCTGTTCAACCTCCTCAACAATCAACAGCCCGATTTTGCAGTGATGGCGCTCGAGAGCGGGAGGACCTTTCGGCACGACACATTCGAGGAATACAAGGGCACACGCGCTGAGATGCCAAACGAGCTCCGTGTGCAGATCGGACGCATTCGGCAGCTAATCGAGGCGCTCGACATTCCCATCGTCGAGCGCGAGCTCTACGAGGCCGATGATGTGATCGGCTCGCTCTCCCGACAGTTCGCCCAGCAAGGGTATGACGTGATCGTGCTCACCGGGGACACGGACCTGCTGCAACTGGCCGGCGATCACGTTCGGGTCTATCTTCCAGGCGTGAAACGATTCGACGACTTCCGTCAGTACGACACTGCTGCGGTTGTCGAGCGCTATGGCTTTGGTCCGGAGTTCGTACCCGATTACAAGGCGCTGGTGGGCGACACATCGGACAACATTCCCGGCGTGCCAGGAATCGGTGAGAAGACCGCCAAGGCGCTGATTTCAGCCTATGGGCCGGTGGAGTCGATCTTCGACCATGTCGAAGAGGTGACGCCTACCCGCGCGCAGAACGCCTTGCGAGGGAATCGTGAGCATGCGCTGCGAAGCAAGCATCTGGCCACCATCGTGCGCGATCTCGACATCGACCTGGACCTGGAGACGGCGCGCATCGACGACTTCGATCGCGAGGCGGTCGTCGGTTTGATGCGCGAACTGGAGATTCGCTCGCTGCTCTCCCGAATTCCGGAGACCAAGCGCGTTCCGGTGCGGATCATCGAGGAACGCCCCCCTTCCATCCGCCAGACGATCAGGACAATCGAAGCGCTCGAAACGTTCGTAGCGCGCCTCGAACAGGCAGACGCCTACGCAATCGACGTCGAAACGACTTCGACCGACCCAATGCAAGCCCGCCTGGTCGGAATTTCGATCGCTGTTTCGCCGCAAGAAAGCGCGTACATTCCCGTTGGGCACAGCGAAGGCGATCAGCTTTCGTTTGGCGATGTGGCCGCCCGGCTGCGACCGGCTGTCACGAATCCCGCAATCACCGGATTGGCGCACCATAGCAAGTACGACCTGACTGTGTTGCATCGCACCGGGCTCGATGTGACGAACGTGACGTTCGATACGATGATCGCGGCGTATCTGCTCAACGAGAAGTCGGTCGGGCTCAAGGATCTCGCGTTCAGCCGGCTTGGCATCGAGATGACCGAGATTTCGCAACTGATCGGCACCGGTCGATCGCAACTGACGATGGACGTGGTTCCCGTTGGAGACGTCAGCGACTACGCCTGCGCGGATGTCGAAGTCACCTTCGCATTACGCGAACTCTTCGAGCCGGAGCT includes:
- a CDS encoding MoxR family ATPase; this encodes MQVSSVQELVTRASRNVERVIVGKHREVELMLIALICRGHVLIEDVPGVGKTMLAKAVSRSIGASFKRIQFTPDLLPSDVTGVSVFNPQRGAFEFRPGPIFSQMVLADEINRATPKTQSALLEAMEEGQVTVDGVTHQLAEPFVVLATENPIDYEGTFPLPEAQLDRFLLRLAMGYPGKQNELEMLARQHRTHPLADLQQVVGIDELLHAQDVVREVHVSPLVSDYIVSIVESTRRHPEVLLGASPRGSLALYNVSRAQAAAQGREYVTPDDVKSLAEATLSHRIIVSHAARMRGSSGTEIVREVVRSTPVPGANPRMTPVPA
- the polA gene encoding DNA polymerase I; translation: MIEQLSLESPEPTAAVPEPSASGTDRPTVMLIDGFGLIFRAFYAIQASMNTSSGEPTNAVYGVASMLFNLLNNQQPDFAVMALESGRTFRHDTFEEYKGTRAEMPNELRVQIGRIRQLIEALDIPIVERELYEADDVIGSLSRQFAQQGYDVIVLTGDTDLLQLAGDHVRVYLPGVKRFDDFRQYDTAAVVERYGFGPEFVPDYKALVGDTSDNIPGVPGIGEKTAKALISAYGPVESIFDHVEEVTPTRAQNALRGNREHALRSKHLATIVRDLDIDLDLETARIDDFDREAVVGLMRELEIRSLLSRIPETKRVPVRIIEERPPSIRQTIRTIEALETFVARLEQADAYAIDVETTSTDPMQARLVGISIAVSPQESAYIPVGHSEGDQLSFGDVAARLRPAVTNPAITGLAHHSKYDLTVLHRTGLDVTNVTFDTMIAAYLLNEKSVGLKDLAFSRLGIEMTEISQLIGTGRSQLTMDVVPVGDVSDYACADVEVTFALRELFEPELAARGLQSLMRDIEMPLVPVLTRMEQAGVAIDLEYLAAFSTEIVERTGEIEAKIYELAGQTFNINSTKQLATILFDDLKLPSGKRTKTGYSVDQQVLENLRNEHPLVDLILEYRSLGKLLSTYVDALPDSILAETGRVHTSYNQTVAATGRLSSQNPNLQNIPIRTELGRRVRQAFVADRRPEFRIVPDSVLVSIDYSQIELRLMAHMSQEPFLLDAFRAGEDVHRATASLVYGVPIEEVTSDQRRVAKTVNFGLLYGMQAWGLSRDTGMSRTESQAFIDQYWARLPKVREYLDATLAFGAANGYVQTLMGRRRPTPDLTSSNPAHRAAAERMSINMPVQGTAADIMKIAMIAADRKLSELELPAAMILQVHDELVLEVSEHAVAETVAAVREAMEGAYPLDVPLLTEVSVGPNWNQMEDYVLPN